In the Gossypium arboreum isolate Shixiya-1 chromosome 10, ASM2569848v2, whole genome shotgun sequence genome, one interval contains:
- the LOC108473290 gene encoding pentatricopeptide repeat-containing protein At4g02750-like, with the protein MIVKPPNNCSLINFSSPFSHTLHLGMLFSKLNRSSPTRLSRHFSLSAPTFLKDNQTSIAISSIKPHNYRISIFMKNGLIQEAQNLFDKMPQKNVVTWNTMIRGYFLNGFFSKAIAMFQETPERDIFTCNIVISGLMHGHDVQGARQVFEGMVCRDVVTWNAMIGGYFINGMLDKGLKIFEEMPVKDVISWNLVIEGLVKCGKLDLAEEYFKRMSYRDVASWTVMISGLAKAGRMADACKYFEEMPVKDIRAWNVMLEGYVGFECVDLAESIFHEMPEKDLDSWKLLINGLVRCRRLVNALGYFMKMPTKCCKTLNSILLGLIRNGHVKEGHAFLEKQPYNNVVSWTNVVVGYFGIGEVRSAVKVFESMPIRDVTVWNVMISGLGEINFGEEGSKFFIRMKESGFHPDEATFTTILTICSNLPSLDLGNQIHAQVVKSGLNHFTAISNALVTMYERCGNMHSALLEFLSMQRHDVISWNSIICGFAHHGNAEKALEMFEQMRLTDVKPNHITFIGVLSACSHAGLVAKGKYYFDYMKSKCSFQPTTEHYNCIVDLLGRFGLIDEAMSFLNQMRADGIEVPASVWGALLGACRIHNNMELGVIAAEKVLEKEPHNSGIYLILAEMYLSCGRRDEAESIRACMEEKGVRKQQGRSWVEANNSS; encoded by the coding sequence ATGATCGTCAAACCACCTAACAATTGCTCGCTCATCAATTTTTCTTCACCTTTTTCTCACACTCTGCATCTGGGCATGTTATTTTCTAAACTAAACCGAAGTTCTCCAACAAGACTCAGTAGACACTTCTCTCTTTCAGCCCCAACATTCTTAAAAGACAATCAGACATCCATAGCAATCTCAAGTATTAAACCCCACAATTACAGAATTTCCATTTTCATGAAAAATGGGCTTATCCAAGAAGCCCAGAATCTGTTTGACAAAATGCCTCAGAAGAACGTTGTTACGTGGAATACCATGATTCGCGGGTACTTTCTGAACGGGTTTTTCAGTAAAGCCATTGCTATGTTCCAGGAGACGCCAGAACGTGATATTTTTACGTGCAACATAGTGATTTCAGGGCTCATGCATGGCCATGATGTGCAAGGTGCAAGGCAGGTTTTCGAAGGGATGGTTTGTAGAGATGTGGTGACATGGAATGCTATGATTGGAGGGTATTTTATAAATGGAATGTTGGATAAAGGGTTGAAGATTTTTGAGGAGATGCCCGTGAAAGATGTTATATCTTGGAACTTGGTCATTGAAGGGCTTGTGAAATGTGGAAAGCTTGACTTGGCTGAAGAGTATTTTAAAAGAATGAGTTATAGAGATGTTGCTTCATGGACTGTTATGATTTCAGGGCTTGCAAAAGCTGGAAGGATGGCTGATGCTTGTAAATACTTTGAAGAGATGCCAGTGAAGGATATTCGTGCGTGGAATGTAATGTTAGAGGGTTATGTAGGGTTTGAGTGTGTTGACTTAGCAGAAAGTATTTTTCATGAAATGCCTGAGAAGGATTTGGATTCCTGGAAATTGTTAATAAATGGGTTGGTTAGATGTAGAAGATTAGTAAATGCTTTGGGTTATTTCATGAAAATGCCCACAAAATGTTGTAAAACATTGAACTCAATCTTGTTGGGGTTGATAAGAAATGGACATGTCAAGGAAGGTCATGCTTTTTTGGAGAAACAACCGTATAACAATGTTGTTTCATGGACGAATGTTGTTGTTGGATACTTTGGAATAGGTGAGGTTAGGAGTGCGGTTAAAGTTTTCGAATCGATGCCAATTCGAGATGTGACCGTGTGGAATGTGATGATAAGTGGACTAGGAGAAATTAATTTTGGTGAAGAAGGATCTAAGTTTTTCATCAGAATGAAGGAATCAGGTTTTCACCCTGATGAAGCTACATTTACTACCATTCTCACCATCTGTTCGAATTTGCCAAGCTTAGACCTCGGAAACCAGATTCATGCACAGGTAGTTAAATCGGGTTTAAATCATTTCACTGCCATTTCAAATGCATTGGTCACTATGTATGAAAGATGTGGCAACATGCACTCTGCTTTGCTTGAGTTCTTATCCATGCAGAGACATGACGttatttcttggaattctataaTATGCGGATTCGCTCACCATGGAAATGCTGAAAAAGCTCTCGAGATGTTTGAGCAAATGAGATTAACTGATGTTAAGCCTAACCACATAACTTTCATCGGTGTATTATCTGCCTGCAGCCATGCTGGTCTGGTTGCCAAAGGTAAATACTACTTTGATTATATGAAAAGTAAATGCTCTTTTCAGCCAACAACAGAGCATTATAATTGTATTGTGGATCTGTTGGGGAGATTCGGACTCATAGATGAGGCAATGAGTTTTCTTAATCAAATGAGAGCTGATGGTATCGAAGTTCCGGCTAGTGTTTGGGGAGCTTTGCTTGGAGCCTGCAGAATCCATAATAACATGGAGTTGGGGGTGATAGCTGCTGAGAAAGTTTTGGAAAAGGAACCTCATAACTCAGGCATATACTTAATATTAGCTGAAATGTATCTTTCTTGTGGACGGAGAGATGAGGCCGAGAGCATTCGAGCTTGCATGGAGGAGAAGGGGGTGAGGAAGCAACAGGGGCGTAGTTGGGTTGAGGCAAACAATAGCAGCTAA
- the LOC108471381 gene encoding receptor-like protein EIX2, with translation MGKNITVRYDTINRNSINVAFHSLVSSLIVLTTEISMSVLLVILFLSLATVNINEGCIESESQALLMFKHDIIDGANRLSSWSLHHGHGDCCQWDGVVCDNVTAHVLELHLANPRPLLDDYGSDAENEAMERSKLRGKINPSLLKLTHLSYLNLSQNGFGGIPIPDFIGSIESLRHLDLSKAGFGGLVPNQLGNLSSLEYLNLRADIEDNLYVTDLQWLSGLSLIEHLDLSDVDLAQASNWLQVLNTLPFLKILYLSGCQLPQVPPPIHLNLSSLAILDLSLNDIENSLGGSIFHGLVNMTSLRHLDLSNNLFNSSIPESLYSLDSLQFLNLGSNKLRGKLSSAIGNMTSAIDLDLSDNELEGPIPITMGNLCNLKSIVFSELNLNQDVSTILAVLSGCVSNQLDKLDLSGCHLSGQLTNQLRNFKSLKELHLSRNSVSGPISISIAELSSLRVLELDQNQLKGQLPRSIGKLTNLEILDISTNLLEGVVSETHIGNLPKLKVFQASKNSFVLRVSPDWIPPFELELLGLRSWNVGSMFPLWLHSQKHLRDLDISGSRITDSIPGWLWNFSSPFQYLNLSHNQIHGQIPGIPWAMSVDSVVDLSFNLLSGPLPQISPNVFFLDMSNNNLSGSLSPLLCYKTMGTVILNLGENFLSGGIPDCWLNWQNLHVIKLSNNRLNGSIPSSMGTLQSIVSLHLQKNHLSGEIPLSLNNCTDLILLDAGENELHGNIPRWIGDSLRKLVVLSLRSNKFSGYIPDELCAIGSLQVLDLADNNLIGSIPRCVSKFRAMAKFNGSMGTAISYVIGAGTFVATIVMKGQMLEYSTNLNLVRSIDLSNNKLSGEIPVEVTSLFELQALNLSHNLFLEQFLTELVS, from the coding sequence ATGGGTAAAAACATTACTGTTAGATATGATACTATAAATAGGAACTCTATAAACGTTGCCTTCCATAGTTTGGTTTCTTCATTAATTGTTTTAACAACTGAGATATCAATGAGTGTTCTTTTAGTAATTTTGTTTCTCAGTCTAGCAACCGTTAACATTAATGAAGGTTGCATTGAGAGTGAGAGCCAAGCCCTTCTCATGTTCAAACATGATATCATAGATGGTGCAAACCGATTGAGCTCTTGGTCTCTTCATCATGGTCATGGAGATTGCTGTCAGTGGGATGGGGTTGTTTGTGACAATGTGACGGCCCATGTGCTTGAGCTCCATCTTGCAAATCCTCGACCTCTTCTGGATGATTATGGCAGTGATGCTGAAAATGAAGCCATGGAGAGGTCTAAGCTAAGAGGTAAGATAAACCCTTCTTTGCTTAAGTTAACGCATTTGAGTTATTTGAATTTAAGCCAGAATGGGTTTGGAGGTATTCCCATTCCCGACTTCATAGGTTCTATTGAGAGTTTGAGACACCTTGACCTCTCCAAAGCTGGATTCGGAGGCTTGGTCCCTAATCAACTTGGAAATCTCTCAAGTTTGGAGTACCTTAATCTTAGAGCAGATATTGAAGATAATCTCTATGTTACCGATCTCCAATGGTTGTCTGGACTTTCCTTGATAGAACACCTTGATTTGAGTGATGTCGACCTTGCACAAGCTTCCAATTGGTTGCAAGTACTGAACACACTTCCtttcttgaaaattttatatttgtcaGGTTGTCAGCTTCCTCAAGTTCCTCCACCCATACATCTTAATCTATCATCTCTTGCAATTCTTGACCTTTCTTTAAATGATATTGAGAATAGTTTGGGAGGATCCATATTCCATGGCCTTGTAAATATGACTTCCCTTAGACACCTTGATCTTTCTAATAACCTTTTTAATTCGTCGATACCTGAGTCGTTGTATAGTCTTGATTCTCTCCAGTTTCTCAATCTTGGCTCTAACAAACTCCGAGGTAAACTTTCAAGTGCCATAGGAAACATGACTTCTGCCATTGACCTTGACCTCTCAGATAATGAACTTGAAGGACCGATTCCAATAACAATGGGAAATCTTTGTAACCTAAAGTCAATCGTTTTCtcagagcttaacttgaatcaagaTGTATCAACCATTTTAGCAGTTTTGTCTGGATGTGTCTCTAATCAATTAGATAAATTGGATTTAAGTGGGTGTCATCTGTCTGGTCAGTTAACCAATCAACTTAGGAACTTCAAAAGTTTGAAGGAACTACATTTGTCTCGAAACTCTGTCTCTGGTCCCATTTCAATCTCCATTGCAGAGCTTTCTTCCTTGAGAGTCTTAGAACTTGATCAGAATCAATTAAAAGGGCAGCTTCCCCGTTCCATTGGTAAACTTACAAATTTGGAAATCCTTGATATTTCTACTAATTTGTTGGAGGGTGTTGTTTCAGAAACTCACATCGGCAATCTTCCGAAATTGAAAGTTTTTCAGGCTTCTAAGAACTCTTTTGTTTTAAGAGTCAGTCCTGATTGGATTCCTCCTTTCGAACTTGAACTCCTAGGATTGAGGTCTTGGAATGTAGGTTCAATGTTTCCTTTGTGGCTTCATTCACAAAAACATCTAAGGGATCTAGATATCTCTGGCTCAAGGATTACTGATAGCATTCCTGGTTGGTTATGGAATTTCTCCTCCCCATTCCAATATTTGAATCTCTCACACAACCAAATCCATGGGCAGATTCCTGGCATACCTTGGGCTATGTCGGTTGATTCAGTGGTTGACCTTAGTTTTAATCTTTTGAGTGGCCCTTTACCTCAAATTTCTCCCAATGTGTTTTTTCTAGACATGTCAAATAATAATTTGTCAGGATCTCTTTCTCCTCTTTTATGTTATAAGACCATGGGAACAGTAATTCTTAATCTTGGTGAAAATTTTCTATCTGGGGGGATTCCAGATTGTTGGCTGAATTGGCAGAATTTACACGTCATAAAATTAAGTAACAACAGACTTAATGGAAGCATTCCAAGCTCAATGGGAACTCTACAGTCCATTGTATCATTGCATCTTCAGAAAAACCACCTGTCTGGAGAAATTCCGTTGTCATTGAACAACTGCACAGATTTAATCCTACTTGATGCTGGTGAGAATGAATTGCATGGGAACATCCCTCGATGGATAGGCGATAGCCTTCGAAAGCTGGTAGTCTTGAGCCTTCGTTCGAACAAGTTTTCTGGGTACATACCGGATGAGCTCTGTGCTATTGGTTCTCTCCAAGTCTTGGACCTTGCTGATAACAATCTCATCGGAAGTATACCAAGATGTGTAAGTAAGTTTCGAGCAatggcaaagttcaatggctCAATGGGAACTGCTATATCTTATGTGATTGGTGCAGGCACTTTTGTTGCAACAATTGTGATGAAAGGTCAAATGCTAGAGTATAGCACAAACCTTAACTTGGTGAGAAGCATAGATTTGTCTAACAACAAATTATCAGGAGAGATCCCCGTGGAAGTAACAAGTTTATTCGAATTGCAAGCATTGAATTTGTCCCATAATCTTTTTCTGGAACAATTCCTGACAGAATTGGTGAGTTGA